One Maribacter sp. HTCC2170 genomic window, TATTGTAGGGCTTTCAGTACTTTTACATGCTTTACCTGAAATTTATTCATGGATCAAAACTGGTAAATCAAGGTATTTAGCAACCAGCCTATCACTCATTGCCGTAACGGTAACCTCACATCATGTGACGCCTATTTTTGGTATGGTTTTCTTTATTTTTCCCTTGCTTGGTATGGTTGTAATGGATGCTGCCAGAGACCAAGTTGCAAATAATAAGGCCATCACATTTAAAGTATTTTTAGTTCAGTTTAAAAAACTGTTTTGGCGTATTGTGGGTTTTGGTTTCTCTTCGTTGGTACTGATTGTAGTTTGTATTTTACCTTACTGGATAAACTCCAAGAAAAACCCTATTACCCAAGTACCAATTCCGCATGGTTCCCGGGATAATTTTTTGGAAGTAACATCATCAGGATTAGTCTTCTTTTTAATTCCGTGGGGAGTTCTGTTATTCATCTTACCGTATATTTTCTATCGCTATTTCAGTAAAAGATATCTATTTTTTGGATTGTCTTTTGCCATGTTGACCCTATTAGGAACCGGAGGAACTACTCCAATTCCGATTAAATTGTTGGGGGAAACCGCTTTTAACATCCTAACCTTGGACCGCTTTACCCTTTGGGCCACAATTATGGCCCTACCAATTTTTGGGGAATTTATGTATCGAATGACCGAAGGCGATTTAAAGGTATATATACAACAACGCTTTGGTCCTGTATACCACCGTATTATTGGTGGTAGTATTGCTGGAGGCATACTAGTAATGGTCATTTTTACCATGAGCCTAAACTATTTTAGGCCATCCCAACCTCAGAATATAAAAATGCTCCCCATTGTAAATTTCTTAAGTCAGGATGATCACGACAAATGGCGATATCTTCCTTTAGGTTTTGGCGACCAAATGGCTTGGCTTTCCGCACAGACCAATGCTATGACCGTAGATGGAAACTATCATTCGGCACGCCGTCTTCCAGAACTTACAACAAGAGCGATTGAGCGTTTAGAGAATTCCAAGTTTAGGGGCGTTGAGGGCATTGGTTCATTGCAACAATTTTTGACCGTACCGGAAAAATATAATTTGAAATATATATTTTCCAATGACAAGTTCTATGACCCCATTCTATACTTCTGTGGATGGCAACGCCTTCAGCAATTGGAAAATGGTATTATGGTTTGGGAAAAATTGAACGTACCTCCCATTCCAACAATCATATCAAAAGAAGATGTAGCTACATGGCTTAAAGTTATGTGGGGAATCATTCCACTGCTTACGGTTATCTTGGCCTTGATAATCAATATTCAATGGGTGTGGTATAGAATTTTGAAATCAAAACAGTTACCGGATGGGAAGTTTATGAACTATGCCTTACCGTATAAAAAATTTCCACGAAAATTAGTGACATTAAACCAATTTTGGGCTTTACTGATAATCTGTGTTTTGGGTTATGGGGCATATCATTTCTATATCAGCAATGCTACACAAATAGCTCCAAAAAATGTGTTGATGGCTTATTACGATGCACTTGATTTTAAGGAGTTTCAGCGGGCACATTCCTATCTTAATCCAGATGATGAGGTAGACCTTTCACAATATATGCTGGAAGTTTCGGTTACTGATGGTATTTTAAGCTCTTACGCCAAGCTAGATTCTATAGGAATTGAACTTATGGATGAAACTGCAACCAGTGCCAGGGCAAAGGTATCTACCCAATGGATTACTCCTTTAGAAAAAGTGAACAAACACTTCTATCACACCTTAGTAAAAAAGGACGGCAAATGGTATCTTGAGCCTTCTAAATTTGATAATGACCTACCTCCCGACCAATTATTATCAGCAAACGGAAGTACGTTCTATAATCATGGGAGGCGCAGAATCACCACACAGCAAACACACCACGAGGATGTTTTGAAACAACCCGTTTTAGAGGTACTCAAAGCAAAATTGGTTAAGTATCAAGGCCGTTATAGCATTGTTGGCGAATTACAGAATATTGATAATATTCCAGCAGATGTGGTCATTAAGGCCACCTTATATAACGATACCAATAAAGAATTGGCGAATTACAATGCAAAATTTCAAATGAAACACAAACTAATGCCTAAAGAAACCACGGCATTTCGGATAGATTTTGAAGGTATTGCATGGTCATCGACAAAAGATACCCTACCCCCCACTTTTAATCCAGACGAGTTTACGCCAGTGACTTTAGAGGAACAGCCTACCAAATTCAATTTACAATGTGCCGGTAATACGGCAATAACGGATTTATACAAACAAATTGCTTTACAGGATTTAGAGCTTACAGAAGCTAGTATTAAAGGAACGCTTTTCAATTCTGGTATTCAAGAGGTAACCATACCACAACTCTTACTATCCTACTACAATGAAGAAAAAGAATTGCTTTGGGTAGATCATCACTTTTTGCAGGAAGGTGTTCGCATTCAACGTAAGCAGTTTTTTGATTATAAACCTTTGGATTTGAGTAACCTTCAAATTATCAGTAGCAGTTTGGAAAATTGTTTCGTAAACGGATTACCCAATACATCGATTTCAGAGATTATTTTCCCAAATAGGGTACATTCACACGCATTGGAACAATTGCAACCTTTTGAAGGAAAAGGTTATAGGTTTTTAAAGTTTGAAGTTAACGGTTATATTGGCAATCCAAGATAGTTTGAAATATTGTACCTACATAGTCTTGATTTTAACTTTCCTTATCGGGTGCAGGGAAAGTGCTACCTATGTTGCGACTGAAAAATATTCTTTTGAAATACTGCCTTTAAATACTGAAGTTGTTGCTGGTGACGCCATTGAGATTCGATTTAAAACAAGCGCTTCAGCCAATTTATTTTTAATAATTACCAATCCTTTTGGTAATATCTTGGTAAAGCCAACATTGGAAGAGGAAATAGCAACGTTTTCATTTCCAAAGGAAATTACCCAAAAATCAGGTTTATGTCAATGGACCCTGGTGTATAATCAGGAAATACAGGAAAAAGGAGCAATTTCAATTTACCCAAATCCCAAAAAAGGGACTACAATAGAATCTTATTTAGGGCCTAGAAGTATATCAGCCGGCAGTAATGATTTTTCAATGTTTGTCGTTTCTCCTACAGATGTTTATGATAATCCTTTGGCTGATAGTACAGAAATTGTCAACTCAATTCAATTTGAAAATAGTATTAAAAAAACATCGGTACAACTAAAAAACCTAATAGGTTGGAAAAACATCCAAAGCGCAGAAAATTCAGGTAGAATTTTGGTGACTGCTTCATGTAACAAGGCCAAAAGCAAAGAATTGACAACAATCGTTTACCCTGCCAATGCCATTGATTTTGGAATTGCGTATACCCGCAATCATCAATTTGCCGATGGCAATCAAATAATTAGTTTTTCTACGAATGTGATAAAAGACAAATTCAGAAATATAATAAGTGATGGGACATTAGTAACCTTCGCTGTTACTAACAGAGATGGAATGCTTCTTCAAACCACAGGAACTACCATAAATGGAGTGGCCAAAGCCAATTTATTACATCCTACAAAAGAAGAAGATTGGGAGGTCACGGCCTATATTAACGGAGCAGCTAAAAGTGACACCATTAAAGTGAATTTCGAATCTGCCATTAAAAATTATGACCTTTCTTTTTCACAAGACGGAAGGATAGTAAAAGTTGACGCCATAGTAAGTTTTATGGGGCAATGGGTTCCGGATGGTATTCCCATTACAATGGAAATAAAGGATGAACAAGGTATTTTAATTGATACCAAGCGTACTACTTCCAAGTTTGGAAAAGGTGAATTTACCTTGGCTGTTGATTTTTATCCCAACGGGAAATATCAATTGCATATTAGAGCAGCAGGAATCCTGAAATCAAAAAACGTGATACTCCAATGAAAATGAACCGTACCATATATCGCGTGCTTTTGATATTGTCATTCCTGGCGTTAAATGGGTTGATCTTGTTTGGGCTAAGCTCCGTTTGGTCATATTTAAATACTGGAGCCGACCGTTCCAAAATGCTACATTTACCACAAGAACTTTCAGCCAACTACCTGCCAAAAATTGAATGGGAACCCTTAGAAAACGATGGTAGGCCCATGGAAAAACAGACCTTGGATGAAATAGAGCGCGACTACTTAAAAGCATGGCAAATACGAAATATCGCTTTAGAAAACAATAGCGAATATGGTGTGGCTGATTATTATACGGATAGTGCACGGGTAAAATTGTTTAGTATCCTAGATCTTAATAGAACCAAAAATACTACTGTGAAAAGTGCTACTCTAAGGCACCGTCCGAAACTGGAATTCTATAGTACAGATGGTAAGATTATTGTCCTTACCGATACTAATGTAGAACGCTATGAAGAAATCTATTTAAATGATAATTTGATTCTTAAACAGAAAAGTACCTCATCTTATCAGATCATGCTCCTTCTGGAAGATGGATTTTGGAGGATACGCCATTTTGTAGAAATACCATCTTCAAAAACAAAAACAATACCCCAAAAAAAGAATACCTCCTTTGATGTTTCCATTTCTAAAATTAGAGGTATTAACTACTATCCAAAAAAAACTCCATGGAATATGTTCGGGAAGCAGTTTCAAGATAGTATTATCGACAGGGATTTTTCGAAAATCAAAACCTTGGGGTTAAATACCGTTAGAATTTTTGTCCCCTACGACGCTTTTGGCAAGGCAGAAGTTGATTTTGAAAAATTGGAACAACTAAAACGCACTTTAGACCTCGCAACAAGAAATGACTTAAAGGTTATGGTCACCCTATTTGATTTTTACGGGGATTATGGCATACAAGATTGGACAATTTCGCATAGACATGCTGAACAAATTGTTACCGAACTAAAGAACCATAAGGCTTTATTGGCTTGGGACATAAAAAATGAACCAGATCTGGATTTTAAATCTAGAGGAAAAGAAAAGGTTCTGGCTTGGTTAGAGCAAATGATTTCCAGCGTAAACGAATGGGATAAATTACATCCTGTTACAATCGGATGGTCTAGCCCAGAGGTAGCATTCAACCTATCCCAAGAAGTAGATTTTGTTTCTTTTCATTACTATAGGGATGCCCCCAGTTTCCCAAAGGCTTACGAAGAATTAAAAAACAAGGTTCCTAGTAAGAATCTGGTGTTGCAAGAATTCGGTTACTCCTCTTATGATGGTATTTGGAATGCATTTCTAGGCTCCCAAGAAAATCAAGCAAAATATCATACGGAAATACAGAAAACCCTAGAAGAAAATAATATACCTTTTCTATTCTGGACCTTATACGACTTTGAAGAAATACCAAGTTCTGTAGTAGGTAAGTTACCTTGGCGTAAGGCAAGACAAAAACATTTCGGTATTTTTGATTTTGATGGAAAACAAAAAACTGTTTACCCTGTCATTATCACACGACATTAAAAAAGAAAAGGGAACAGTTAACCAATCTGCTCCCCTCTCTACCTAACCTAACCTAAAATTTATTGTAGCATCTCTTTTTCCAATTCGGGGATATCCAAAGTAAAGCCAGTTGATTTTGATTGTTGAATCGCCTTGAAAAAATCAATGTACATTTGGGTTATACTAGACATTGGAAGCGAACAAGCCGCTTTGTAATTCGCCTTTCCCAAATCAATTCTATACGCATCCTGGGTTAAAATACGCTCTATGGCATCTGCCAAAGAAGCTGCACTTTCAGGATTAAAAAACTCTCCCTTGTAACCTTCTTCTTTTACCAATATACTTAGGTCACCCAAATCTGGCAGGGCAACCGCCTTACCATAACTACCAGCCTGGTGCAATACTCCAGAACTTCCTGTAGTTGATGTATAAGGAAAAACGACCACAGCACTCTCTCCAAAGATTACCGGCACGTCATCTTCAGCCACATAGCCAGTAAAACGTAACCTCTCCACGTGGTCGTATTTTTCCTTAACTCCGTCTAAATAACCTGGTGTATTAGGGCTATCTGTCCCTGCAATCACAATTTCAATGTCTTCTTTTGTTCGTTTGCGAATCAATTCTACAGCCTCAATTAATATCTCCACTTTTTTATAGGTTCCGAACTTCCCAAAAGCCATAACCTGTTTTGGGCCTTCCTGTAAACAATAATCCGGTTCTGATGGAATTTCAAACGAGCCATGGGGTACCAAAGCAACATTTCGGGCTTTATATTTCTTTTCAAGAATAGTTCTGTATTTACTTATGGTCACTGCCAATACGTCCGAGGCTAGAACAAATCGTGTTAGGGTCGACCCTATTAAGTTGTATGCCCGTTGCAATATTTTGTTTTTGGTAATTCCGGCATTTTCCAAGTCTACCTGTTCCAGGATATTATGTAATAAGGATATCGTTGGAATACCTCTGAATTTGCATATTAGAGGAAGTACCAGTCCTAAAGCAGCGGGTATCTTTTTGTCCCCAAACTTTAAGAACTGTAAATTGAACAGTACTGCATCAGGTTTGGTTTCAGAAATAACACCATTGATTTTAAAAATATTGGTGTAATCATTGAAACTCCAACATTCCTTTACAGTTATTTTACATCCTTCCTCTTCAAATGAAAGGTCTTTTTCCTCTTTGGTCCTATCGGTTATCAAAATAATTTCAGTTACTTCTTCCTGAAGTCTAAAATGCTTCACCAAGTGATATCCGTACTCGGTCAAGGTTACTTTACTGGGCGGGTATGCCGTTACAATTGCTAATCTCATAAGGTTAAGTTTTAAACTGTTATAGGTTAATATTCTGATACAAATATCCTTTGAAAAACCCTATTTTATCTATGATCTATGTTGGATGGAGCATTAGTGTAGACGAATGGAAAAAGTATTTCGACAAAGCAAAAACCCCGAAAATCCTAGGTCAGATCTTTGGGGTTCTTGAATAAGTGAATAAGAGTATATCCAGTCGTTATTTCATCTGTTTTTGGGCGAAATAAAGTAGTTGAGCAATTAACAAAGCGATCATGGTTATTATCTGTACTTGCACTACCATTGCCAAACTACCATGAAAAAACACAATTAATGCGACTTGCAACAGCCCAAGAGTTCCTGACAATACCACTGGTAAATAATGGTCCAAGGACAAAAAGTAGTAGGCAAAGATATTTGAAATTGCAAAAAGAGATGTCGCCAAAGCGTATTGCCATAGCAAATGGGCCATTGCAATGTATGCCTCTCCAAACATTAGCTTTATGATCAACTCCGGAAATAAATAGCATGAGGTTACAATCATAAGGGACAATAAACCAATATATCCCACATACTTAAAAAGTATTGGTGAAGTAGCTTCACCATCTTTCTGTTTTTGTACAACTATGGGCAACAGCAACATAACAAACATCCAAGCTATAAAGTATACCACACGACCAATCAAGGCCAATGAGGCATAAAGCCCAGCATCCAAAGAGTCAAAATAATGTTTCACCAAAAGTACATCGCTATTGTTGATAATAATTTGTGTCAATTCATAAGAAGCGGTCAATACAATGAAATTGGAAACACTTCTCTTATTCTTTATGTTCAGCATCTTAGGTTTAAAGATTGAGACGCCTTGAAAATTGGATGGAATCAGACCAAAAACAAACGACAATGCTATACCCAATGCAACCAAAAAGGCTGGTTCCATAGGTACGAACAAAAGCAACCCAAAAGTAATCAACAGCCTACTCCACATTTCTGTTTGATAGGTGGTTGATAGTTTTGCAAATTCCAGCCTTCCTTGATATTTACCTCGGTTGACAGACATAAAAAAGTAAAGGGGAATGGCTGCCCCAAAAGCAATGAACATCCATGGGGATTCTGTATTGAATATTTCTTGAAGACTTGAAGAAAAGTATATGAGTATAATACCGACCAAAAAACCGAATAAACCGGCATAACGGTACATTAAACTTTGGAAAGCTTCCCATTGTCCCTCTGAAAAGAGCACAGCGAATTTTGCTGTGGCCAACTGAAATGTCATTCCCAAAAAAGATAAAACCAACAACAAGGTTACCAACAGCGCAGCATCTGCAAAAGCTTCAGGCCCTAACAATCTTCCTAAAATCAAGTTGTACAGGTAGTTGCCCGCATTTACCAGAAGCACACTACCCATAAACAGCTGTTCCGGAGAAATTCTCTTTAATGTTATTCTAAAAGTAGTCATGGTTAAAAATATTTTAGGTTAAGGTTTATTCTATTTACACTTCAAATATCCTTCAAACCTGCATTTTAAAATTGTGTTTTCAGGTGGATGGAAGTTTACTGTAGACGAATGGCGTTAATCGCACTTCCGAGACAGAAAGACCTGCTTTACCTTTACTTAAGCTTAACCATACTAATAAATACATGATAACATCGTTATGTATTTGTAGTATTAATCTTACTAAATAATGACACCTAACCGTTTTTACTACTTATTGTTATTTTTTCTTTGCTTCTTCGCCACTTGGGCCCAAAACCCTATGGAAAAAGGGTTTCAACTTTTGGAATCCGGACAATTCGCAGATGCTGAACTATTTTTTGAATCCTATTTGGGCAATGACCCCAAGAACAAGACCGCTCAAATCTGCTATGGGAGAGCCGTGGGATTGAACGGAAAACCCAAAAAGGCGACCACTCTTTTTGCCGAGCTATTGAAAGTGTATCCCAATGATTTTGAAATACAGATCAATTATAACGAGTCTTTCCTATGGAATAAAGAATATGAAACCGCAAAACCACTATATGCGGATTTAGTGACTAAATACCCCAAGAATTTTGGAGCAGTTTTAGGCTATGCCAATACTTTGAGCAACCTTATGGAATATAAGGAAGCACTAAAATGGGTTCAAAAAGCATTGGAAATACAACCAGAAAGCAAAAGCGCCAAGGTCTCCAGGAAATATATGAGATTGGGGTATGCCAACCAATATGTAAATCAACAATTGTATGGTCAAGGGAAACAATTTTTGGAAGAAATATTTTTAGATTTCCCAGAGGATAAAGACGCCTTGTTGAATCTAGCCAATTTATACTTGATCACCAAAGAAGTAGATAGTGCCAAAACAACCTACTCAAGATATGCAACTAGCCCAAAAGACTCTATAACAGCGCTTATTGGAATTTCTTTAGCTGAACATATTGATGAAAAGGACAAAAAAGCACTCGAAGTAGCAACAATTGCAAAAAACCAAGTCATACAGTTTAAGAACACCGAACTCACCGAACGCGCCTATGATCGCTATGTCCAGGCCCTAATTTGGAACCGAAAGTTCAAGATTGCAAAGCAACAGATCGACAGTTTGGAGAAAACGAACTCTAATCGTAAATGGATACTTGCCCTAAAGGCCACTTTAGGATTGTACACTGGAGATGCAAAAATGAGCATCAAAAATTATGACGCTATTTTAATCCAAGACCGTACTTCATTTGATGGTAACCTAGGCATGGCCAATGCACTATTCGCTGCGGACCAAATAGATGATGCATATACCGCAGCATTCGAAACATTGAAAATCTATAAGAACCAAAAAGATGTCTTGGGATTTATTGAAAAGTTAAATACACAACACACACCATCAATTGAAGAACAAGTAGCTTATACTTTTGACAATGGTAACAACGTTGCCTTTTATACCAATACACGTACAACAATCCCTTTTTCCACAAAATTTAAGACCTCATTTTCATATTTGTACCGTACCACAGAAAACACCATTACCAAGAACAAAGCAAATTCACATGTATTTTTGGCTGGGTTGGAATACAAATTATTTCCAAAAACCAACCTAAAGACGGTATTAGGATTCAACAACTCCAGATTTATGATGGAAGCCTATACCCAACCGGTACTTGATGTCAAGTTACAAATGAAGCCTTTTAAGCTTCAAGATTTGAACTTTGGCTATCAGCGCGAAGTACAAAACTTTAATGCCGATTTAATCGAACGTGAAATTGTTATGAATCATTATAGTCTGGATTACAACTTGGGCACAAATATTAATTTGGGTTGGTACACGCAATTGATGCACACCCAACAGACTGATTCTAATACACGAAATCTTCTATTTACTTCTTTATACTATAACCTACTGCCGAAACCAGCATTAAAAGCGGGTATCAATTTTCAATACATAAGCTTTAAAGAACAGTTGCCTACCATTTACTTTAGTCCGGAACACTATAAAGTGGTTGAAGTTTTTATGGACATACGCGGGAATTTTACAGAAAAAACAAATTTCATCACCAGTGTAGCAACGGGCCTTCAGCAAGTAGAACAAGGTCCTCAAACCACAATTTTTAGAGGGGAAGCAAGTTTACAACATCAATTTCTGAAGCGATTAAGCGGAAGTATTTATGGGAAGTATAGTAATATTGCTTCAGCCACTGCCGCAGGATTCGAGTTTACCGAACTTGGAATAAAATTAAGATGGTTGCTGACCAAGAAACCATTGTTCGATTCAAAACTTGGAAAAAAATGATTTTGACTAAGCTTAATTATATCTTTAAATCTCCCCTGCAATCGCGTAATAATCTATTTTGAGTATTTAAAAAATACGCAAACCTACCCGTTTTAAATCTTTAGTCCGGATTACTTATAGGTATTGTTGTACGCAGTTTTTTTAGTTACACAATCGGTAATATGGAATTTGAAGAACATCTTCAAATCCTAGTTTTTGAGCCAATTTATACGAACCTATATTTTCCAATCGACAAGCCCAAATGGGCTCATAGCTATTCTCTAAACAGTAGTCAATAAGTTTACTACAAGTATACCTTGCAAGTCCTTTTCCGCGAAACTTTGGTACGGTTTCCATACCAAGTTCCAAAAATTGATCCAATATGCACGATGCGTAAGCTGTACACGCTAATTCATTCTCATAATAAGTGCTGAAGCCAATCGCATTCTCAAGAAAATCATTGGTATTGTTCCAAAAGTTTAATGGAATAACTGTGCCTTGCATATTCTCAAATTCTTTTTTACCCGTTCGAGTTTTAGCTCAAAAGTATATATTCTTTAGGGTATCAAAGCTTTTGTTTGGGCAGATGGTTCTTTCCTGTAGACCGGCAGTTTATTTGTATCGCGGAAACAGATTACAAAAGATTCAATCTTCGCATAAGTTCTGGTCTATTGGAGCGGCTAATGGGGATTACATTTTTCTCAATCAACACACTATTATCCTCAATATCAATAATTTTTGTAAAATTGATGATGTATGAACGGTGAATCTGCAGGAAAGTTTTGTCTGGTAATTTCTCCTTGATTTTCTTTAGGGTAGTGTGAACGTGGTACAGTTCTTTTTCTGTCTTGATATCTATATAATCACCCTTTGCCTCAATACATAGTATTTCATTGAATTTAAGCTTTATCAGGCGTCTGTCTATGTTAATGTAAAGATCTTCACCGGTTGAAGAGCCACCCGCTGTCTCCAAAGTCTGCGTCCTCTTTGCCATGGCTTTTCTTATTTTTTGCATCGAAATTTCAAAACGTTCCAAGGTTATGGGTTTCACCAAATAATCAACAATAGACTCATATTGATAGGCTTCAATGGCAAAATTTGTATCGGAAGTGGTCAATACTATTCTCGGGGATTCTTTTAGCGTCTGCACAAAATCCACTCCACTAAAACCTGGCATGTGAATATCAAGAAAAACAATATCTATTATATGTTGATTTAGAAATTTCATGGCATCAATGGCATTATCGAATTCTTCGATAACATCCAACTCCGGAACTTTGGAACATAATTGCTTTACGATAGCCCTAGCGGCAGTTTCGTCATCTACGATAATACAGTTCATGTTAAATGGTTTTTAGGTAGGTTTCTATTGTTTCCAGTATCTTTCTGAAGTCCATATCCATTTCAGTGTTTCCCTCACGCAATCGCTCTTCATAGGTGACGGCAAACTTATAGGCACCTTCCATACTCAATATATTGAATTTGTGTTTTAGCTTATGTACAATTTCAGAGGCCGCCCTAGGTAGCTCTTGCTCAATATAACCTACATATGTATCTTTTTCAACAGGAAATTCTTCCTTAACAATGGCAATGAACCTATTCTCAAAGTCGATATCATCGCCAGCCAGTTCTTTTATGTAATTTAAGTTCGGTTGTTCTTTCATTCTATTTTTTTATGGTAAAATAAAATGTGGTTCCTTCTCCTACACTACTTTCCAGCCAAATTCGGCCTTCATATAAGTCAATGATTTTTTTTACGATGGAAAGGCCAATACCCGTCGAACGTCCACCACTACCAATTGATTGAAATATTTTGAAAATCTTTTCATGATACTCTTTTGGTATACCTACCCCGTTGTCCTTTATGCTAAACTGCCAATGGTCATCGTATTCTTTGGAACTTATCTGCACGAGTCCATCTTCTCTTTCGATATTGACCACCGCGTTTGCCATTAGATTTTGAAATAATTGATGAATTTTTGTTTTATCGGCATTGATAACTGGCAAGGTGTTCATAATTACTACATCAACATTTTCCGGTATAAAAATAATTTCCCGTATTTCATTAATGACCGTGTTAATATCAACAGGTATATTTTCCAAGCTATCCTGATCTATGCTGGAGTATTTTAATATTCCATCAATAAGTTTATCCATTCCTGCTATTTTCTCCTGAATCTGCTGTAGATTGAAGACTCCATTTTCATCCAACACTTCTTCATAATCTTCAGACAACCAGGTCGCCAAAGCACTTATACTTCTTAAAGGTGACTTTAAATCATGGGAAACAATATGCGCATATTCCTGTAAACCTTGATTACTGGCCTCTAACTCTTTCATCAAACGTTCTTTCTGCAGCTCTAGGTTTCGTTGCTCGGTAATATCCTCTATCATTGCCACTTGATATTCTACTTCCCCATCGTCATCTTTAACGGCATTCACCGAAGTTTTTGCAAGCAATCGGGTACCGTCTTTTCGTACGTAACCCTTTATAATTGAGAAATTGTCAAGTTCACCCGAATTCATCAACTCCATCAACCTAATGGATTTCTCATTCTCCTCAGGAGTAGAAATGTCCTTTACACTTATATTTTTAAGTTCAGCCTCAGAATATCCTAAAAGATCTGTAAAGGTTTTATTGGCTTTTATTACTTTGCCGTCTACGGTTAGCACAACACTCAATGGCGAGTTTTCAATAATTATATTGAGCTGTCTTTTTTGTTCGGCAAGTAAATGGTTAATCTCCATTTCATGGGTTACGTCTCTTATGATTCCCTGCGCAGCAATTGGCTTTCGTTCTTTATTATATATTAAACTACTATTTATCTGCACATATTTTTCGGAACCGTCCTTAACTATAATTTTGGCCTTGTAATTCTTTAGAATACCAACCTCCAACAATGATTTAAAGGAGGTGGTCGTATATTGTAAGTAATCCTTGTGCACCAAATTGGCCAAGTTTATATGTTCTTTCGTATGATCATAGCCCAAAAAATCTTTGGCCGAAATGTTCATATTAATTACGTTGAACTTTAGATCCATTACAACATACGGATCTATAATATTTATAAAAACCCCATCCAGCTCCGAAGTTTTCTCGCTCAACAGGTTCTCCAATTTACTATTGGTTAATTTAAGGTGATGCGTAACATCATAAAGCTCCTTGGATTTATTTTCCAAAATCTTCTCTGCCTGTATTCGCGCCTTCTTTTGTCTGTCTAGTGCCTTTTTAAGAAGTATGACTTCCTTGCTATCCATTCTGGGTGATATCAAATTTAACTTCTGTACCGTCTTCCTTAATCAATTCATAGGTAATATTGGCACTCCCATTAAAATGCTCAAAGGCTTTCTCCATTAACCCATGGGCCAATCTATATAATCCCCGAGAAGATGAATAGATCATTGAGATTGAAGTATTGGTCTTATC contains:
- a CDS encoding membrane protein, which produces MMQRTNILLILALFIGVAFHGSSIFFTLESTYDALIHLFFADHYAQSWFEPWDYRWYTGFTVQAYPPLVHQTIAVLSYIGGLKFGLFSVALIGIILFITGAYRFGLLMTGNRKVAGYTALLAVFSSTFIETLHIFGQLPSIVGLSVLLHALPEIYSWIKTGKSRYLATSLSLIAVTVTSHHVTPIFGMVFFIFPLLGMVVMDAARDQVANNKAITFKVFLVQFKKLFWRIVGFGFSSLVLIVVCILPYWINSKKNPITQVPIPHGSRDNFLEVTSSGLVFFLIPWGVLLFILPYIFYRYFSKRYLFFGLSFAMLTLLGTGGTTPIPIKLLGETAFNILTLDRFTLWATIMALPIFGEFMYRMTEGDLKVYIQQRFGPVYHRIIGGSIAGGILVMVIFTMSLNYFRPSQPQNIKMLPIVNFLSQDDHDKWRYLPLGFGDQMAWLSAQTNAMTVDGNYHSARRLPELTTRAIERLENSKFRGVEGIGSLQQFLTVPEKYNLKYIFSNDKFYDPILYFCGWQRLQQLENGIMVWEKLNVPPIPTIISKEDVATWLKVMWGIIPLLTVILALIINIQWVWYRILKSKQLPDGKFMNYALPYKKFPRKLVTLNQFWALLIICVLGYGAYHFYISNATQIAPKNVLMAYYDALDFKEFQRAHSYLNPDDEVDLSQYMLEVSVTDGILSSYAKLDSIGIELMDETATSARAKVSTQWITPLEKVNKHFYHTLVKKDGKWYLEPSKFDNDLPPDQLLSANGSTFYNHGRRRITTQQTHHEDVLKQPVLEVLKAKLVKYQGRYSIVGELQNIDNIPADVVIKATLYNDTNKELANYNAKFQMKHKLMPKETTAFRIDFEGIAWSSTKDTLPPTFNPDEFTPVTLEEQPTKFNLQCAGNTAITDLYKQIALQDLELTEASIKGTLFNSGIQEVTIPQLLLSYYNEEKELLWVDHHFLQEGVRIQRKQFFDYKPLDLSNLQIISSSLENCFVNGLPNTSISEIIFPNRVHSHALEQLQPFEGKGYRFLKFEVNGYIGNPR
- a CDS encoding cellulase family glycosylhydrolase produces the protein MNRTIYRVLLILSFLALNGLILFGLSSVWSYLNTGADRSKMLHLPQELSANYLPKIEWEPLENDGRPMEKQTLDEIERDYLKAWQIRNIALENNSEYGVADYYTDSARVKLFSILDLNRTKNTTVKSATLRHRPKLEFYSTDGKIIVLTDTNVERYEEIYLNDNLILKQKSTSSYQIMLLLEDGFWRIRHFVEIPSSKTKTIPQKKNTSFDVSISKIRGINYYPKKTPWNMFGKQFQDSIIDRDFSKIKTLGLNTVRIFVPYDAFGKAEVDFEKLEQLKRTLDLATRNDLKVMVTLFDFYGDYGIQDWTISHRHAEQIVTELKNHKALLAWDIKNEPDLDFKSRGKEKVLAWLEQMISSVNEWDKLHPVTIGWSSPEVAFNLSQEVDFVSFHYYRDAPSFPKAYEELKNKVPSKNLVLQEFGYSSYDGIWNAFLGSQENQAKYHTEIQKTLEENNIPFLFWTLYDFEEIPSSVVGKLPWRKARQKHFGIFDFDGKQKTVYPVIITRH
- a CDS encoding glycosyltransferase; this encodes MRLAIVTAYPPSKVTLTEYGYHLVKHFRLQEEVTEIILITDRTKEEKDLSFEEEGCKITVKECWSFNDYTNIFKINGVISETKPDAVLFNLQFLKFGDKKIPAALGLVLPLICKFRGIPTISLLHNILEQVDLENAGITKNKILQRAYNLIGSTLTRFVLASDVLAVTISKYRTILEKKYKARNVALVPHGSFEIPSEPDYCLQEGPKQVMAFGKFGTYKKVEILIEAVELIRKRTKEDIEIVIAGTDSPNTPGYLDGVKEKYDHVERLRFTGYVAEDDVPVIFGESAVVVFPYTSTTGSSGVLHQAGSYGKAVALPDLGDLSILVKEEGYKGEFFNPESAASLADAIERILTQDAYRIDLGKANYKAACSLPMSSITQMYIDFFKAIQQSKSTGFTLDIPELEKEMLQ